CCCGACAGGCATCGGGACAGGCCGAGGCGCCTCAGTAGTTGTTGTCTTTCCGATCTTGAGAGATGCGCGTCGAACGGGAGTCCCGATTGGGTGATCGTGGGGCGCTTGATGCATACGGACAGGGCCTCCTGAACAGCTCGTTGGTGTCGAATCACCGAGCAGCAGGAGGCCCTGATGCAGCAGTCTTCCGTGCCGACGGCCGTACAGTCCAGCTCGGTCACCTGGGAGTGTGACTGCCTGGCTCACCGGTTCGGAAACGCCGCCGACAACGGGTTGCGGCAGCCGCGCTACCCGACGGACATGACGGACGCGGAGTGGGCGGCCGTCCGGCCGTTGCTGCCGGTGCCGGGCTGGATGCGCGGTCGCGGCGGCCGGCCGGAGGCGTACTGCCACCGGGCTGTACTCGATGCGATCCGCTACCTCGTTGACAACGGCATCAAGTGGCGGGCGATGCCGGCCGACTTCCCGCCATGGGACCGGGTATACGCGTTCTTCCGCCGCTGGCGCGACCATGGCCTGGTCAAGGAGTTCCACGACCGGCTACGTAGGCAGGTCCGCGAGAAGGTGGGCCGCGACGCGGAGCCGACGGCCGGAGTGATCGACTCACAGTCGGTGAAGGCGGACGCTGTTGTCGGTGCGGACAGTCGCGGGTTCGACGGCGGGAAGCTGGTCAACGGGCGCAAGCGGCACGTCGTGGTCGACACCCTCGGCCTGCTGCTCGGGGTGATGGTCACCGCCGCGGATGTCGGCGACCGCGCCGCCGCCCGGGTGCTGCTTGAGCAGGTGGCCGACGCGCATCACCGCCTCGCCCTGGTCTGGGCCGACGGCGGCTACACCGGCAACCTCATCGAGTACTGCTTCACCTTCCTCGCGGTGGTCCTGGCCATCGTCAAACGCAGCGACGACATGCGCGGCTTCGTGGTGCTGCCCAAGCGGTGGATCGTCAAGCGCCTCTTCGCGTGGCTGATGCGCACCCGCCGCCTGGCCCGCGACTACGAGCGGCGTACCACCAGCGCCGAGGCGATGGTCTACTGGTCGATGACCCTGCTCATGACCCGCCGCCTTGCCCGCTCACGCCCGCAGCAGGCGTGAACCGGCCCGGCGCGGGCTCGGCCAGCCAGCCGCGCGCGACCAGTCGTTTCGCCTTCGACCGCAGCGCCTCCACCCGCGCCGGCACCACGTCCATGCCGAACAAGGCGGCCATCTCCTGGCAGGTCAGCGGCCCTTGACCGAGCCGGCACCGGTCCGCGAGCACTTCCAGGATGCGCTGGTAGTCCACCGACAGCACCGACCTGTCCAGCCCCTCACGCCACACCGGCACCTGCGACTTCGCCTTCGCCGCCTCCGGCACCTGCCCGGTCTCTCCGGTCCGCTCCTCGGCGGCCTGCGCGGTCCGGTCGGCCCGGGCGTGGTCCTGCACGGGTTCGTCCGCCGGGGCAAGCACCTCGCCGACCCGCGAGCGAGCGATGGCCCACTCCTTCGATTCCCGCTCGGCCACGGCCAACTCGGCCTGGACGCGGTCGGCCTCCTCCCGCAGCTCGTCCACGCGACGGCGAGCACCCAGCTCACGCTGTTCCAACAGCCCAACCACCGACGGCATCCACGACCTCCCGGGCAGCGACAGCACGACAGGCCACTACTCCCACGGGACCGCCGACCCTACGCCCGACCAGCGAAAACGCAGTCCTCAACTCCGGAAAGACAACAGCTTCTCAGAAATGTGTGGCCCAAAAACGGGGGCAAGGCTAACGTCGCGGCCGTGGATATCAGAGAACTGGACCGCCGTGCCCTCGCCACCTTGGGAGCGGTGATCGCGCAGATTGGCCCGGACCAGCTTCGTCTTCCAACGCCGTGTGCCGACTGGACACTGCACGGCCTGCTCCGCCACCAAGTGAGCGAGAACCTCGGCTTCGCAGCCGCCGCAGCAGGCGTCACCGGTGACATCCGGGCCTGGGACCAGGGCAACCTGGGTGGGGATCCTTACCAGGCGTACCTCGACTCGGCCGACGCCATGACCAAGGCGTTCGCCGAGGATGTCCTGGACCATTCGCTCCAGATCAGGGAGTTCGGGTTCTTTCCCGGCCGGGTCGCGCTCGGTATGCATGTGCTCGACTGCGTAGTCCACGGTTGGGACGTCGCTCAGACCATCGGTGTTGCCTACGATCCGGGCGCCGACCTCGTCCGCTACTCACTCAAGGTCGCGGCGCTGATCCCGACCGGAGCACCGTCCGACGACCGGCCAAGGACTGCGTTCGCCCCGGCGGTCGAGATCTCCGCGGGCTCTCCTGCCCTGGAGCGGCTGCTCGGACTTGTCGGCCGTCCAGCGGCAAGCTGAGCGACGGCTCACCAACCGGTTGTGCACTGACTTCTACACCGTGTAAGCGCCGTCCGGTGTCGCCCGGTGCAGGAATCGACCGGCACGATGCAACGAGGCGAACGTTGCCTGCTGCGGCACGAGGTCGGCATCGTCCCTGAACATCCCATTGTTGATGTTGCTCACGTCTTCGCTCACGTGCTTGCGCAGCTTTGCATCACGCAGGAGGCCAGCATCACCGATAAGTCCATCCACCAAGGGCTGGGAGTCGCTGCGCGCCTCCCCCCATAGCCCTCGGAGTTCGATCAGCTTTTGTCGCATGGCGAGGATGTGCTCGCGCTGTTCCTTGTGACGCTCCTGCCTCCCGGTGTAGGCCGCCAAGCCCCAAGCACTGCCGAACCCCAAGAGGGCGGTCAAGATCGGCAACAACCACGTAGTCATAAGAGTTCATTGTGTCGGTCGACGCGGGACTCTCGGCCCAGGACTCCTATCCGTGACCCACGGTGCAAAGTACGGCGTCGCCGCGAACGCCGCGCACCTGGCCGCAGCTCCGGCATGAGCACGACCGGTGGGCGGCGCGGGGTGTGCGGGTAGAGAGCGGCCAGGCCGAGCAGTTCGCGCGGGCCGCGGCACTGGCCACCCTCGGCACCGCGCGGGCATGACCGGTGTGCAGGATGAGCACCAGGACCACATTGAGGGGGATCACGAGTGGACGGATGGACGTGTGCGGCGTGCGGCGGACCGGTACCCCAGAACGAGGGGGAAACGACCGGCGAGGCCGTACGCAGGCACGCACGTACGGCCGGACATCCATCGGCGAGCGTGAGCAGACAACAGCCCGGCGGAACCGTCCAGAGGTGGCGCACCCCCGAAGAACGAGAACGCGAACCGGAACGGGCCGAGGAGGCGGCAGAACGCGCGCGGGAACGGGAGCAGTGGCGGCTCGCGGAACAGGCCGACCATGGGGGCAGCAAAGGGCATCAGGCAGCCCCAGGAGGGGGCGAGCACCGGCGGAACGGGAGCACACGGCGCCAGCGGTGGGACGCGCTTCCGCTGTCGACGCGCGTCTGTGTCTGCCTGTCTCTGTGGCTAGGCGCGCTGATTTTCAGCGTGTGGCTGGCAGGTCTCGGCGACCCCCCTCAACCGCCGTCGGCCGGGTACTGCTACCGCTACCCCACCACCGAGGGATGCTGACCAGCGGCGACGAGTACCAGGAGCAGCAGCACGAGCGGTTCCGCCAGCATCCGCCCGGGGCTCCTATCCGTGGATGGGCTGCAAGGTAGAGACTCCCGCGCTGGTCAGTGCACTGGCGTGAGCACGCTGCACGGCCCTGTTCCTCAAAGTGGCGAGAAACGAGGGTCTGTCGACACTCCACGCTGGCGCGAAGAAGCCGCAAGTGGGCACTGTCGGGAACCCGTGTCGGCAATCAACGTGGCAAACGGTCGATACTGACGCCGTATCCGGAAGCTCTCAGCAGGAGGCCCCGGACCGCATGCGCATGGCTCGGGGTCTCTCCTTGCTACTCGTTCAGCGGCCGATCATCCTGTGCAGCACCGGTGCACTGACCGCCGCTCCCGTCAGGCCCGCGAGCATCGCGGCGGCCGTGTTGCCGGCACTGAGGAACGAGGGGTGTTGGTGTCGCCTGATGGGCTTGTTCAACTGTGCTATCGGACCTATCTGGCTGAGGCGTCGAGGGCACGCTGCGGAGTTTCGAGCCTCCGGTGTGGTTGTTCCAGGCGAAGTGGTGCCCAGTCGACGCCTCTCACCGCGACCAACGCAGCCTCGACCTTGGCTGGCAGTCGCCGACCGGCGATCGGATTCCGCGCGAGATGCCACCATCGGAAGTCCGCGACCTGGCTTATCGCGGCATCAGCCCGCGCGATCAGCGGGTCGAGGGTCGTAGCCTGCCGGGCGATGTACGCCGCCAACTCCTCGCGGTAAGACTCCAGCGTTGGATCGTCGACAACGGTCATCCGCCACAGCCGCAGAGTGGAGAACTGGACCCAGGACCGCGATGAGTCCTCAAGTGCTGCGCCCGAAGCGAGAAGGACCTCAACCGAGTCGGTCAATCTCCGTTCACGACCTCGCAGAGTTCGATCGCGCGCTACGTCCTCGAGTGTTGTGATCGCCTCGCGAAGTCTGTCGATGTCGTGGAGCAGGTGTTGCCGGAGCAGAATCCCGCTCGACTCGATCTGTCGCCAGTTCATCTCCGAGAGGGTCTCGGCGCTCCTCGCGGTTCGGTAGACCTCCGCAAGTTGGAGCTGCGCGGCGCGAGCCTCCGAGTTCCATTCGCGGAGCTGCTGTCGCTGGACGCTTCCCACCTGTTCGGAAATGGTCGTGAGCTGCTTCTCGATCCGATCGAGCTGAGCCTGGAGCGCCATCGCGGAGAGAGCGTTCGTCATCGACGCTGCTGCGGCGAGCCCACCTACGCCCTTGAGGCGCGCAACATGCTCGAACCTGCCCTTGCTGTTTCGAACGAGGGCGAGGACCTCTCCCGCCTTGTCCTTCGCCGCACGGCCCGCGCGAATAGCGCCCGCCATCTCCGGGTCGACCCGCACGATGCATCCGACCATCTGCTGGTACGCCTGTACGCCGTCCACGGCAGCCTTAGCCTGAGTGGCCCATGATCCGAGCTGCATTGGCGTCTGGATCACCGTCGTGCCGAACACGTCCAGATTCTCGCGCGCGCCGAACGCGTACACCTCATCGTCGCTGGTTCCCGGCAAGACCAAGACCTGGGAGTCGACGACGGGTACGGGCGATGGTCTCCACTCCTCCGACACCATGCCGGTCATGCCCAACGGCGCCTTCGGTTGAAGGTTCCCGTCTACGGGCGCCGTGATGACGTCGAACCGACGCCGACGGAGGATCAAGAGTGTTGCCAACACTGCACAGCCCGCGGCTGCTAGGGCGACCAGGGTGATTATGGCAGCGTTCGGCATGTGCCAACTCTAACGACCTTGGGATGAACAGTGGGCCTGATCCCAATCCCGCCTCGCTCCTCGCCACCGTGTGGTTTGCAGGCCAGCACCACCTCGTCGAAGCCGGTGGCCGGGTATGCGGAAAGGTTCCGCGCAGAACCTCGCATAGGAGGGCCCGCATCAGCACCCGGACCGAGGCCGACGAGCTGGACCCGAACAAGCACATGGTCCTTCCCGCCGCCGGCGGCACCGACGTCCTCGGCGTCGTCTTCGACGAGCAGGGCGCCATCCCCACCCGCGGCCGCTTCGCCGCCTGGTCGCCGAAGGCCGGCACCCGCAAGAACATCGTCGGCTTCTTCGACACCCTGACCGAGGCCACGGACGCGATCGGCGAGCTGCGCGAGGAGCCGGCCGCGGAGACCGAGCGTGTCGCCGAGCCCAAGTGGCAGACGCTGAAGGGCGTCACGGCTACCTTCGAGGTCTATGTGAAGCAGTCCGACGGCCGCATCTGGCCCGCTGGGGATCGACGGACGCCGACCGGCGAGCCCGTCAGGGTCACCCGGCTGGAGATGCGCTCCGGCCTCCGCTACGGCTACACGGCCGACGAGCGTGAGATCCGCTTCTCCGGTGCCGACGGCTTGGGGCCCGACATCGGAATGCAGCCAATTGGACCTAGTGCGAACTCTTCCCTCCACTTCCAGCAGCTCCATGATCCCCGGGCGGGTGGCCTGGGGAAGTTCCGGGTATGCAACGGCGCCACTGTCATGCCCCTAACAGATTTCCGCGATGGGGCCATAGGATTCCCTGCCTGGCGACCGCGCCTCTTTTGAGACAGATGCCCCTCAAGTCCCGAACATTTATACGGTTGTTGGGTAGCGTCACCCCCTGTTGATCACCTAACGCACATGGGCGACCACCTTGCGCGCGACAACTGGGGGGAACATGACGATGAGACGTACGGCATGGGCGGCGGTCGGCACCCTGGGGGTGCTGGCGACACTGCTCGCTCCCAACGCCGTGGCCGCCACGCAGCCGGCCGGTGCTCAGGGAGCGGGTGAAGTGATCTGGACACGCTCTGCCGAGGCCGCGCCCTTGGTGCCGGTGGGCGCCCGGTACTCCGACTACGCAGACCGCAGTGGTGAGCCCGCCGACGTCACCGGCGGGCTCACCGCTGGTCCGGCCGCGCCGGAGCCGACGACCGCAGAGAAGGCAGCCGAGATCGCAAGGAAGAACGGGCAGACCTACAGCGCAGACGGTACCGGGCCGGCCGCGGCCACCAGACTCGTCAACGCACCCGGCATCATCGACTGGGCGAAGTGCAACGCGGACCCCCAGGGCGGCAGGCTGCCCGGGCACGTCGTCGACCACTTCAACTTCTGTCGCTGGGGCTACAACACCGCGACCAAGCTCAATGGGAGCGGTCAGGTGGAAGGCCAGGTCCGATTCCTGGAGACCGAGGTGGGCGAGGGCTCGAGAAACCGGCGCACCTACGGCATCAACCTCAAGTACACCAATGTGACCGCGACCGGCGTCTATGCCGGCGCCGGCGCCACGATGACCCTCTCGCCGACCGCAAGCACACCGTGCACCGTCGGGGTCGTCAATCCGGACGGCCCCTCCCGGACCGACAGCGTTCTCGCCTGGAAAGGGGCGGTGACCCGCTACAACGTGACCTCCACCGCAAGTGCCGGAAACCAGGCACGGATCGACAAGACAGCCCACTGCCAGTCCCGGACAAACTACAAGGTCAACAGTCCCCGTGGGGAGACTCCGTGGAGCCTGGGACCCGCCATCGGTGGACGGCATGACTCCGCCGCGTATCTCGCCCAGTACGGCACGCAGGGCGCCATCTTCTGGGGCGTAATGCCGAGCTTCTACTACAGCCGGTTGGACGCATCGGTCAAGGCCGTCGCCGAGCACGTCTTCGATGCCCTCCATGCCCCGCAGCTGACTTACCCCCAGAAGACCGACAAGGACATCCCCGGGAACATCTGGAGCGGTGACCAGCCCATCCACCGCAACTTCCCCGGCTTCAACGCCGCCTCCGCGGACGTCGCCGCGAAGAACCGGTCCGCCAAGGACCGGGCCTGCGCCGGCCTCGCCAGCAAGCCGGGCCAGCAGTGCGACGAATTCCCCTTCGCTTCGACGAAGGAGGGCGCCGGCAAGGGCGACGGCAACTTCTCCGTCCGCTACGTTCCCCAGCCCGACAACTCCACCGCGGGCGCCAGGCTCAGCGCCTGGTACGGCCAGGACCGCATTCTCGACGGCGACGCCTACGCCATCTCGGTCCGCTAGCTCCCAGGCCACACATCGGAGGGCTCCCGGATCCCGGGAGCCCTCCGATGCGCGTCTAACCGTCCGGCGTGAACACGAACAGATACTCCTCCAGATCGGTAATGGGGAACACCTGCCCCATCAGCTCCTCGAACCGTGCCGCCGCGGTGTCCCCGCCCCGGCACCACACCTGCAGCACATAGCCGCTGTCCTCACGCAACCGGAAGGTCAGCGCCGGACCGTCCATAGTGCAGACCATCTGCTCCCCGCTGCCCGTCTGATACCGCCACGAGCCGAGCAGCTCGAACCCCTCGCCGGGACCCTCCGGCCGCCCGGAGCGCACCTCCACCGCAACGGAGACATCGTGCGACTGCGCCTTGCTCAGCACCCTCGCAACACCGGCCCCCACCACCAACGGCGGGCCCTCCATTGGCAGATCCGTCCAGAACGCACGCGGCTCCTCGCCCTCCCGCCGCAGCTCATCCAACCCGAAGATCGACCGGTCCACCGACACGGTGCCCGACACACGAACGGTCTCATCACCAGCCACCCCGGCAGCCTATCCCCACCAACGCGCCACCAGCCCAAGAGCTCCAACACCTGACGGGCGATGCCGCCCCGCCGCTTCAACCTGCACACGAAATACCGCCCCTTCGGCTTCAACGTGTTGGCTACCCCTCGAGCTTTCTCAGCGCGGCGGAGATGTTGCGTTGCAGGCCGGTGACCTCGTTGGCTATCCCCTGCCGGATGTCGCCCACTTGTACTCCTCTGTCTACGTTGTGACGGCACGTCGCGGGAACAATGCCCACCCTGGGAACCGGGCCAGCCGTCGCGTCCGCGCCACTCCCCTCACCTAATCCGCGACTCACACCTCTGCACGGCGAGTGCAAGGCGCGCCCACCGGCGGCGCGTGCTCGGCCAGTTCGCTGCTGGCGAGACCGAGACCGGCGACGAGGCCGTGCTGTCGCTGGTCGCGTTCGTGAAGGTCCTCGGCGAGGGAGTCGACATCCGTGAATGCGGCGCTGGCGTCTTCGCGGGTGTTCGGAAGTCGACGAGCAGCACGTCCAGGATCCCGGCCTGGCGCTGCCGGATGTCACCGCAGCCGATGAGGAAACCGTCCGCACGTGATGGCCTCCCTGGACCAGCGGTGGGCTTTCTCCGGCTTGGACGGCCAGACGATGACGGTGATCGAGGCTACGTACCGCGTGAAGTGCACGGGTGTTGGCGTGGGGATCGGACGGGAGGGCATCCGGTTTTCCGCCAGTTCCCAAAATCCGTTCGTGCGTTCATATTTGGGATGGGAGCCTTCTCCTGAACTGGCCTTGATCAGCCTGACCCGCTGATAGGTGGGGCCACCAAACAGGGGGGGCACATTGCGTATGAGTATGCGGCGGCTGCGCGACGGGGCGTTGGCCGCGACAGCAGTCCTGATGGCCGCGATGACACCAGCGGCTTCAGCCGAGGACCACGGTGACCTTGAGCGGGTGTCCTATGTCCTGCCACTCGGCATCGCCGAACTGGAGGGGCCGGTCACGGCTGACGCCATAGGTGTGCTCGGCGAGAAGGCCGAACTGGTGAGCGGCGGGATGACGGCGCTGGAAACGGTGGGCCCCGTGGCCGGCTACGCGCCGCGCGCCGCAACCGCCTCTGCCGCGGCGACTCCCGCTGTTTCTCGCGCGCAGAGGGCAGCGCCCGCAGCGGTCTCATATCCCGCTCCGGCCCGGTCGATCTCGCTCGCCGAGTGCCAGGCGAAGATCGACCGGCCTGGCGGCGAGAAGTTCTACGTGAAGTCACGCTTCGCCGTCTGCACCGGCATCCGCATGACCTCCACATGGAGCAGGAACGGCGCGCCGGTGGGAACCAGCGAGACGAAGGTGTTCATCCGGGGCACCGTGCCCAAGGAAGCCGACCGGACGATGAAGTTCGACTACGACGTGGTCGGTTTCAAGAAAGTGGGCGCGATTCCCACAGATCGGGAGATGTACAGGATCGAAGGCACCATCCCCAAGGTGTGGCCGGCCTCCGCACGGAAGACGCAGGGCGGCAACCTGCCCGTGACGAAGAGCTTTGACGCGCTTCGGGCCATGCCTTCGGCCCACTTCATCCACACGGTGCGCTACGCGCCGGGGCAGGGCACAGGTGCCGGCGCCGCCGATGTCGTCTTCGCCGTTTACCAGCCGGTGATCACCGCGTCAGCCGTGCCCGGCTGGATCGGCGCCCCCAGCATCGGCAAGCCGTTTATGCTCGCGCCGCGTTGGGACGCCGCGAAGTACCTCAACAACCCCACTGGCGGCAGCACCCCCGCGAACAAGGGCAGCGCATCCTTCAGCTACCTCGCGACGCTGCACTACAGCACGAAGGCAACCGCTCCCGAGCGCGGAGCGGCTGCCCACATCAAGAAGGCGTTCACCACCCCGAAAGCGACGCAGCCGCCCAACGGCGACAAGAGGATCCCCGGACAGAGCGTCGACGCACCCCTGCACCGCCTCTACCTTGATGCGCAGCGCCGCAAGGACAACCGAGCCAAGGCGCTCAGCAACTGCCGCAGATACTTCGGCCCGGACTACACCCAGGGTGGCAAGGACTGCGACGAGTACCCCTTCGCAACGACCTACGAGGGAGCCGCGCAGGCGGACCACGACCCGCACGCGGAGAAGCTGAACTTCTCCGTACTACCGGTTGACTCCACGCAGAACCAGAACGCGGGCCGGATGCTCGGCCAGTTCCTGACAAGGAACAGAATCATCGACGGCCCGGAGGACGGCTTCCTCGTCAAGATCAGCTCCTGACCGGTTGAGATTAAGGGGGGAGGAGCCGTCCGGCTCCTCCCCCTCTTTCACGCGTCGTCGGGCCAGAACTGGACCAGGTAGCGCTCCACGCCCTCGGGGACGCCCTCGCGGGCGAGCTCGCGAACAGCCTCGCGGCCTCGGCAGTGGGCCCGTACCCGCCATCCGGCGCTATGGTCGGACAGCTGCACATACGCCGGCATCGGGCCGGCTGCGACCGCCCACACGGCCAGCTGCCCCGAGGAGCACGAGATCCGGCTCTCGGCCACCTCGTCCCAGCCATCCCCGCGCCCGGCTGCCGCAGGTGCGCCGTCCCATACCTCCGCTGCCAGCGCCGCGGTGTGGGTGTGGCCGGCACTGGCGAAGTCGAGCCGGCCCTCATGCCCGGTCAGGAACGCTCCCGGCTCGAAGCCCTCGGGAAAAGATACGGGCACCATCGAGTCGTCCACGTCCTGCAGGCACCAGCCGTAGAAGTCCACCTCCACGTCGAGGTCCTGCCTGCTGACCATCCGGGCCATCGCCACTCCCCTCTCACCCCAAGCGTGCGGGCCGCACCCAACCATGATGAACCGGGCCCACCAGGAACGGCACCACCCCCTGGATGATGGACCTGAGATACAAGGCGTGCGGATTACCTCCCAGCCCAGCCCGGGCAAGGGCGGCGCGCAGGCCTACATGGTGCTGGTTTAGCACTGGAGGCGGGGGTGCTGCCGACGTGCGGGACCCGGCGCTGAACAGCGCGCTGCGCACCGCCGGCGACGGCAGCGAAGAGGTCCGCGGCAAGCGTCTGGGTGCGCTGCAGGCCGCGACACCGAAGGTGTCGGCGAAGGAAGAGCTCAAGCGGGTTCTCTCCTTCCACCAACGGGTCGCCGAGGCCGAGGCCTTTGCCCAACTGCCGGGCAAGGCGGGCGAGCTGTACGCCGAGGACGACGGCCTGTACCCCGCAGAGAGCGAGGTGTGGGCCGAGTGGCTGCACGGTGAGCACAAGCCGGCCCACCGGCGGCGCGTGCTCGGCCAGTTCGCCGTCGGCGCGAGCGACAACGGCACGGAGGCCGCGCTGTCGCTGGTCGCCTCGGTGAAGGTGCTCGGCGAGGGAGTCGACACCCGCGAATGCGACGCCGTCGTCTTCGCGGATGTCCGCGGCTCGATGCCCGACCTGGTCCAGGCCGTAGGCCGCGCCCTGCGTATGCACCCGGGCGAAGGCAAGATCGCCACCCTGGTGGTACCGGCCTTCCTCGCCCCCGGCGAGGCGCCGGACGCCATGCTCACCTCCCCCGCGTACAACGGGCTGGCCAAGCTGCTGTCCGCGCTGCGCGCACACGACGCCCGCATCGAGAAGCTGACCGAGCCCAGCACCTCGCGCACCCGCGTTCCCGAGCCCCGCGACGAAACCCGCGACTGGGACGAGGACCTGGACCAGGAGGCCGATGGCGAGAAAGCGGCGACGGTCAGCCGGCCCGCGAAGGACCTGCTGCGGTTATCCGCCCCGCGCGACGCGCGCCAGCTGGCAGCGTTCATCAAGCTGTGGGTCCTCAACCCTGAGCGGGTGCACTGGCGGCGCGGCATCCAGGCCGCCCAGCGCTACGCCAAGGAGCACCAGGACCTGCGCGTGCCGTACGGCTACCGCACCCCCGCCGACTCCGCTGGGTGTTTGGGTCACCGACTGCCGCCGGCACTACAACGCCGACCGCTTGGACGCCAAGCGCACCGCCCAGCTCCAGGCCCTCGGCATGGTCTGGTCGCACTTCGACGCCGGCTTCGAAGAGGGCCTGGCCGCAGCGGCCGCCTGGGCCGACGAACACGAAGTCGGCCTGGCCGCACCGGTGGACGCCGTCGTCGGCGAGTACCCGGTGGGACGCTGGCTGAAGAACCAGCGGGCAGCTCCACGACGGGCCGCCGAGCTCGAACGCTGCCGCGCCAAGGGACTGCCCGAGCCGGAGGGCGGCACTGCTCCCCTCCCCGACGAGCGCAGGCATGCGCTGGAGGACATCGACCCCGGCTGGTGCCCGACGTGGAGTATCGACTGGCAGCGCGCCTTCCGCCTTGCCTGGCTCCACACCAAGGCTGGCGGCACGTTGCCTGACAAGGCCGGTGTGGCTATCGCGGAAGGCGAGGACCTGGGCAAGTGGGCCGCCGCCCAGCGCGCCGGCTTCGCCAAGCTGACCGCGACTCAGCAGTGGATGCTCACGAGCGTGCTGGGCGTCACGGTCGCGCCGGCCAAGCGCACCCGGGCTGAGATGTGGGCTCAGAACCTGGCCGCCGCCAGCCAGTACCAGGAGCGCGAGGGGCACCTGGAGGTCCCCCGCAGCCACACCGAGAACATCGACGGGGAGACCGTGCGGCTGGGCGCCTGGGTCAGCCAGCAGCGGGTGAAGGCCGCCAAGCTGTCGCCCGAGCGGGTGGAGGAGCTGTCGGCCCTCGGGATGCGCTGGACGTGACAGGCAACGACGTGACCATCCTCGCCGCGGCTGCAGCCCTCGCGCCCGGCTATCTGCTCGGACGGACCCGTCCATGGCGGCGCCTGGGCAACTGGTCCGCCGGGCGCACGGCCTCATCTGCCCCCAATCCGCCCGGGACTTCGTAGGCCAGGAGATCCCACCCGAACAGAGCGACACGGCGGGCCGCACAGATCTGTGCGGCCCGCCGTCGTGCCTTCTGCGTCAGCGGTCGCATCTGGCGCCCGAGCGGGTGAATTCCCCGTCGCATACGCGGGGGCGGATCTAGCGGAAGCAGTCTAACTCGCCCGGGATAAACAGCTCTTGACAGGTTTTCGCGCGTTCTGTCATGTTCTATTCGCCTGCTTCGAGGCAACCGCGAGAGAGGTAGTGTGACGCCGACCGGTAGATGGCCATTCCGATTCCTACCTGGCCAGTCGCGTCG
The Streptomyces lunaelactis genome window above contains:
- a CDS encoding IS5 family transposase; amino-acid sequence: MTDAEWAAVRPLLPVPGWMRGRGGRPEAYCHRAVLDAIRYLVDNGIKWRAMPADFPPWDRVYAFFRRWRDHGLVKEFHDRLRRQVREKVGRDAEPTAGVIDSQSVKADAVVGADSRGFDGGKLVNGRKRHVVVDTLGLLLGVMVTAADVGDRAAARVLLEQVADAHHRLALVWADGGYTGNLIEYCFTFLAVVLAIVKRSDDMRGFVVLPKRWIVKRLFAWLMRTRRLARDYERRTTSAEAMVYWSMTLLMTRRLARSRPQQA
- a CDS encoding TIGR03086 family metal-binding protein; translation: MDIRELDRRALATLGAVIAQIGPDQLRLPTPCADWTLHGLLRHQVSENLGFAAAAAGVTGDIRAWDQGNLGGDPYQAYLDSADAMTKAFAEDVLDHSLQIREFGFFPGRVALGMHVLDCVVHGWDVAQTIGVAYDPGADLVRYSLKVAALIPTGAPSDDRPRTAFAPAVEISAGSPALERLLGLVGRPAAS
- a CDS encoding NucA/NucB deoxyribonuclease domain-containing protein yields the protein MRRTAWAAVGTLGVLATLLAPNAVAATQPAGAQGAGEVIWTRSAEAAPLVPVGARYSDYADRSGEPADVTGGLTAGPAAPEPTTAEKAAEIARKNGQTYSADGTGPAAATRLVNAPGIIDWAKCNADPQGGRLPGHVVDHFNFCRWGYNTATKLNGSGQVEGQVRFLETEVGEGSRNRRTYGINLKYTNVTATGVYAGAGATMTLSPTASTPCTVGVVNPDGPSRTDSVLAWKGAVTRYNVTSTASAGNQARIDKTAHCQSRTNYKVNSPRGETPWSLGPAIGGRHDSAAYLAQYGTQGAIFWGVMPSFYYSRLDASVKAVAEHVFDALHAPQLTYPQKTDKDIPGNIWSGDQPIHRNFPGFNAASADVAAKNRSAKDRACAGLASKPGQQCDEFPFASTKEGAGKGDGNFSVRYVPQPDNSTAGARLSAWYGQDRILDGDAYAISVR
- a CDS encoding Haze protective factor 1; the protein is MAGDETVRVSGTVSVDRSIFGLDELRREGEEPRAFWTDLPMEGPPLVVGAGVARVLSKAQSHDVSVAVEVRSGRPEGPGEGFELLGSWRYQTGSGEQMVCTMDGPALTFRLREDSGYVLQVWCRGGDTAAARFEELMGQVFPITDLEEYLFVFTPDG
- a CDS encoding NucA/NucB deoxyribonuclease domain-containing protein; this translates as MSMRRLRDGALAATAVLMAAMTPAASAEDHGDLERVSYVLPLGIAELEGPVTADAIGVLGEKAELVSGGMTALETVGPVAGYAPRAATASAAATPAVSRAQRAAPAAVSYPAPARSISLAECQAKIDRPGGEKFYVKSRFAVCTGIRMTSTWSRNGAPVGTSETKVFIRGTVPKEADRTMKFDYDVVGFKKVGAIPTDREMYRIEGTIPKVWPASARKTQGGNLPVTKSFDALRAMPSAHFIHTVRYAPGQGTGAGAADVVFAVYQPVITASAVPGWIGAPSIGKPFMLAPRWDAAKYLNNPTGGSTPANKGSASFSYLATLHYSTKATAPERGAAAHIKKAFTTPKATQPPNGDKRIPGQSVDAPLHRLYLDAQRRKDNRAKALSNCRRYFGPDYTQGGKDCDEYPFATTYEGAAQADHDPHAEKLNFSVLPVDSTQNQNAGRMLGQFLTRNRIIDGPEDGFLVKISS
- a CDS encoding helicase associated domain-containing protein; its protein translation is MAIAEGEDLGKWAAAQRAGFAKLTATQQWMLTSVLGVTVAPAKRTRAEMWAQNLAAASQYQEREGHLEVPRSHTENIDGETVRLGAWVSQQRVKAAKLSPERVEELSALGMRWT